A genomic region of Phragmites australis chromosome 2, lpPhrAust1.1, whole genome shotgun sequence contains the following coding sequences:
- the LOC133895047 gene encoding protein RER1A-like, producing the protein MDGGGGAAATAATKWRTDASRAFQYYLDRSTPHATGRWLGTLAVAAIYALRVYLVQGFYVVTYGLGIYLLNLLIGFLSPMVDPELDPSAAVDGPALPTRGSDEFKPFIRRLPEFKFWYAITKAFVIAFLMTFFSVFDVPVFWPILLCYWIVLFVLTMKRQIVHMIKYKYVPFSIGKQKYGGKKSGASSSSSKD; encoded by the exons atggacggcggcggcggtgccgcggcgacggcggcgaccaAGTGGCGGACCGACGCGTCGCGGGCGTTCCAGTACTACCTGGACCGCTCCACCCCGCACGCCACGGGGCGGTGGCTCGGCACGCTCGCCGTCGCGGCCATCTACGCGCTGCGCGTCTACCTGGTGCAGGGCTTCTACGTCGTCACCTACGGCCTCGGGATCTACCTCCTCAACCTCCTCATCGGCTTCCTCTCCCCCATGGTCGACCCCGAGCTCgacccctccgccgccgtcgaCGGGCCGGCCCTCCCCACACGCGGATCAGACGAGTTCAAGCCCTTCATCAGGCGCCTCCCCGAGTTCAAGTTCTG GTACGCAATCACAAAAGCTTTTGTTATAGCCTTTCTGATGACTTTCTTCTCTGTATTCGATGTTCCTGTCTTCTGGCCCATACTTCTCTGCTACTGGATTGTTCTTTTCGTCCTTACGATGAAGCGCCAGATTGTGCATATGATCAAATACAAATATGTGCCCTTCAGCATTGGGAAGCAG AAATATGGTGGGAAGAAGAGTGGTGCAAGCAGCAGTTCCTCAAAAGACTGA
- the LOC133895055 gene encoding isoflavone reductase homolog IRL-like, whose protein sequence is MASEKSKILVVGGTGYLGRHVVAASARLGHPTFALVRDTAPSDPAKAQLLKSFQDAGVTLVKGDLYDHGSLVSAVKAADVVISTLGALQIADQTRLIAAIKEAGNVKRFFPSEFGLDVDRTGAVEPAKSIFAGKAAVRRAVEVAGVPYTYVVTGYFAGYGLPTIGQVLSPAPPADKAIILADGNAKVAFVEEGDIGTYMVLAADDPRTANKVLHIKPPANTLSHNELLSLWEKKTGKTFERVYVPEDAVLKQIQESPIPLNIILAIGHAAYVRGEMGNSEIDPASEVDAGELYPDVQYTTVDDYLNRFL, encoded by the exons ATGGCGTCGGAGAAGAGCAAGATCCTGGTGGTCGGCGGCACGGGGTACTTGGGCAGGCACGTCGTGGCGGCGAGCGCGCGGCTGGGCCACCCCACCTTCGCGCTCGTCAGGGACACGGCGCCGTCTGACCCAGCCAAGGCGCAGCTGCTCAAGAGCTTCCAGGACGCCGGCGTCACGCTCGTCAAGGGTGACCTGTACGACCACGGCAGCCTGGTGAGCGCCGTCAAGGCCGCGGACGTGGTCATCTCCACGCTCGGGGCGCTGCAGATCGCCGACCAGACCAGGCTCATCGCCGCTATCAAGGAGGCCGGCAACGTCAAG AGGTTCTTCCCATCGGAGTTCGGTCTGGACGTGGACCGCACGGGCGCCGTGGAGCCGGCCAAGTCCATCTTCGCCGGCAAGGCGGCCGTCCGCCGCGCCGTGGAGGTCGCGGGCGTCCCGTACACCTACGTGGTGACCGGTTACTTCGCCGGCTACGGGCTGCCCACCATCGGGCAGGTCCTGTCCCCCGCGCCCCCCGCCGACAAGGCCATCATCCTCGCCGACGGCAACGCCAAGGTCGCGTTCGTGGAGGAGGGTGACATCGGCACCTACATGGTCCTGGCCGCCGACGACCCCCGGACCGCGAACAAGGTTCTGCACATCAAGCCGCCGGCCAACACGCTGTCGCACAACGAGCTCCTCTCGCTGTGGGAGAAGAAGACCGGCAAGACGTTCGAGAGGGTCTACGTCCCCGAGGACGCCGTCCTCAAGCAGATCCAAG AGTCCCCGATTCCGCTGAACATCATCTTGGCGATCGGGCACGCAGCGTACGTCAGGGGGGAGATGGGCAACTCCGAGATCGACCCGGCGTCGGAGGTGGACGCCGGCGAGCTGTACCCGGACGTCCAGTACACCACCGTCGACGACTACCTCAATAGGTTCCTCTGA